GGGAGCCCTGTATCGTCCGACCCGGCATAGGGTTCGAGCATGGCGGCGGTTTTGGCGTCGACCGTTCCGTCGAGCATGCCTTTGGCGATCCCGACGCGCAGCCAGGGGCCGGTGGTGCTGTCGCGCAGCTTGGTATACTGCCGAACGGTTGCGGCCGAGGCGTCGGGGGTGAACGGAAAGGCGGCCCGGTAGCGCACGCGCAGGGTGTCGGCCTTGGCAGCGGCGCGCAATATCGTGAACACGGGGTGATCGGGCGCGCGTCCGCTGGCGTCCTGAATCAGTACGATGCCGAACGATGCGGCCTTGCGGGTTTCCTCGTCGATGCGTCGCGCCATGTCGGCGGGCGTGGGTGACGGCACGAGGGTGACGACGAGCTGCCGCGCCGACTCTTTCAGCAGCCCGGTGGGCACGCCGTTGGCTTCTCGCTCGATCACGCCGCGCGCGGGGTCGGGCGTGGTGGCGGTGACTTTGGCCAGCGCCAAGGCGCGGCCGTTGGCGATGGACTGATGGCCGTCGCGGTCGGTGAGGACGACGGGCTGGTTGGGGAACGCGGCGTCGAGGAAGCGACGATGCGGCGTGTTGTTGGGAAAGTCCGACGGGGTCCAGCCGCGCCCCACCACCCACGCCCCAGCGGGTCGCTTGGCGGCCCAGGCTTTGAGTCGGCGCACGATTTCGGCGGGCGACTTGGCATCGGTGAGGTCGGCCTGATCGGTGAGGCTCAAGTGCCAATGCGAGTCGCTGAAGCCCGGCACCACTCGGCGGCCCTGCAGGTCGATCACCTTCGTGGACGGGCCACGAAACGCGAGCGCTTGGGCGGCGCTCCCCACCGCCACGAGTTTGCCGCCGCGGATGGCGAGGGCCTGGGCCGCGGGGTGTTCGGCGTCGCCGGTCCAGATGCGGGCGTTGGTGTAGATCGCGTCGGCTGGCGGCACCGCGGGTTGGGCGGGCAGCGACGGTGCGAGGACGGCGAGGGCGGCCAGCAGCGCACCGGTTCGCAGGGACGTGGTCATCGGATTCTGCATCGGCGAGTTCGACATGCGCTCCGATATAGTGTTCCGGCGTCCCGAACACTATATCCGCTGCGTCAGCCCGTCCGTCTCGCCATCGCCCGTGTCCATCCCAGCTCCCCCGCCATGCTTGTCGTCCAGGTGTTTGTGCACGTGCTCCCGGAGCATGTGGCCGCGTTCACGGCTGCCACGCTCGATAACGCCACGAACAGCGTGCTCGAACCGGGCATCGCGCGCTTCGATGTGCTGCAGCAGGCCGACGACCCCACGCGCTTCACGCTGATCGAAGCGTACCTCACCGACGACGCGCCGGCCGAGCACAAGGCGACGGCGCATTATGCTCGGTGGCGTGATACGGTGGAGCCGATGATGGCATCGCCGCGAACGAACGTGAAATACGAGTCGCTGTTTTTTCCCATCTAAGCTTTTTGCTGTTCTTCGCGTACCTCCGCGTTCTTCGCGGACTTCGCGTGAACCAGCTGTTCAGTGCTTTCGGAGAGATCTCAGTCGAAGCGAGTCTGTAGGTTCACGCGAAGATCGCGAAGGTTCGCGAAGATGCGCGAAGAACTGCAACGGCATTTTTTGAGGGTGTGATCGTGAAGATTCGTGCGATGATGATGGCGGGGATGCTGAGCGTGGCACCGACACTTGGTGCGCAGACGGCGACGGCGCGTGCCCCGATGGAGCTCACCGAGGCGTCGATCACGGATGTGCAAGCGGCGCTTACGGCGGGGCGGATATCGAGTGTGCAGCTGGTGCGGCAGTATCTCGCGCGCATTGCGGCGTACGATCACGCGGGGCCGGAGTTGAATTCGCTGATTCGCATTAATCCCAAGGCCAGCGCCGAGGCGGCGGTGCTCGACGCCGAACGCAAAGCGGGGAAAGTACGCGGGCCGATGCACGGGATACCCGTGATCATCAAGGACAACTACGACACCGGCGACATGCCGACCAGTGCGGGGTCGTTGGCGATGGCGACCAGTCAGCCGGCGCGCGATGGGTTCGTGGTGAAGAAGCTGCGCGACGCGGGGGCAATCATTCTGGGCAAGTCGAACCTGCACGAACTCGCGGCCGGCATCACGAGCATCAGCTCACTCGGCGGACAGACGCGCAATCCGTACGACCCTACTCGCTGCCCCGGTGGCTCGAGCGGCGGCACGGGTGCAGCGATCGCGGCCAGTTTTGCGACGGTGGGATGGGGCTCGGATACCTGTGGCTCCATTCGTATTCCGAGCGCGTTCAATGCGCTCGTTGGCCTGCGTCCCACACAGGGACTCGTGAGCCGTCGCGGCATCGTGCCGCTGTCGCACACGCAGGACATCGGTGGTCCTTTGGCGCGTACCGTGACCGATCTCGCCATCGCGCTCGATGTGAGTGTGGGCTACGACAGCGAGGACGCGGTCACGAGCGTGCTGCGCGAGAAGCCAGCGCCGAAGTTCATGGCGTCGCTTGATAAGAACGCGCTGCGTGGCGCTCGCATTGGCGTGTTCCTGCCGTACTTCCGCGATACTGACTCCGAGATTGCCGATACCGTGCGGGCCGCCATCGCGGCCATGCGTGCGCAGGGGGCCACGGTGATCGATGTGCCGATGGCGGAGTTCGACACGCTGATGGCGAATACCAGCGTGATCAATCTGGAAACGAAGTTCGATCTCATCGACTACCTGCGCACCGTGCCGAATGCACCGGTGAAGTCTATGCGCGACATCCTGGATCGCGGCCTGTACGACCGTCAGCTGGAAGTGCGCTTCCGCGTGATCGACACGGTGCTCAACGCCGACAGCCAACAGCATCGCACGGCACTGGCTCGGCAGTCGGCGCTGCGGGCTCGCATGGAGCGTATTCTCGATAGCCTGTCGCTCGATGCGATCGCCTATCCCACCGTGCGGCAGAAGCCGACACTCGTAGGCGAAGTGCAGAACGGCAGCACCTGCAACCTGGGTGCGCAGAGCGGACTGCCGAGCATCAGCGTGCCGGCGGGCTTCGCGGGTGATGGACTGCCGATCGGTATCGAACTGCTGGGCAAGGGCTTCACCGACACGCGCCTGGTGGCGATGGCGTATGCGTTCGAACAGTCGGGAGCGCGACGCGTGGCGCCGAGTACCACGCCGGCGTTGATCGCGGCCAAGGCGCCCGTGTCGGCGCCGATCGTGGTTGTCACGCGGGCCCGCGGACTGGTGGCCACCACGCGGATCACGCTCGATCGCGTGCACAGTGTGCTACGCTGGTCGGCTACGGTGCAGAACAGCGGTGGCGCCCCGCTGTCGGCGCTGGTGCTGCGGCGTACGGGCGATGCGGGTCGGATTTCGGGGCCGATCTCGGGCGCCGTGGTGGGTGGTACGACCACCGCGAGTATCGCGATCCCGGCGGGCGCGAGTCGCGTGAGTGCGCGGTTGCTGGGGCCGGGTCAGACGGCTGGGAGTGGGTCGTTCCCGCTTACGTACGCCGATCGGGTGGCGTTTGAGAGCGGGCGGCTTACGGTGGCGATGTATACGGGTGCCGGGGTGGAGCCGGTTGAGGTGAAGGTGGGGCAGCGGTAAGAGCAAACAGCTTTGCCGCGAATTTGCACGAATATCCGCGGATGGACTCAGCGAGTGCGACTGAGACTTCGTGAAGCCGACAGAACGCTTTTTGTTGTTTAACTACAAAAAGCGTTCTGCTGTCGCGCGGAGAACCGCTCGGCTCGCACCGATCGAATCCGCGGATATTCGTGCAAATCCGCGGTAGAGCTGTTCGTTCCTACTTCACCACGATCGGAGAGTACCCCACGCCATCCGACCCGGCGCCGACGGGGAGGTACTTCACGATCGCACCACGCTTGAGATCCACCACCGCCACTTTGGCCACAGCCTTGAGCGTCACGTAGGCCGTCGCGTTGTCGCGAGACATGGCGACGCCCTGCGGTGAGGACGGCACGGGCGCGGCACCGTCGCTTGCCGACATCGGCGCCACGTCGATCACCGTGCGCACGGTGTGTGTGGCCACGTCGGCGATGTGGATCTTCTCGCTGCCGGGGTCGGAGATCACGGCGGTTCTACCATCGGGGGTGATGCCTACCCGATACGCCATGCCGAAGCCTTCGAGCTTGTGCATGACGTCGCCGGTGGTGCCGTTCAGCACGTACACCAGGTGCGACTCGTTGCCGCCCACCCACACTTCCCGTCCGTCGGGCGTAACCGAAATCCCCTCGATGCGCGCACCCACCTGGAACGTGGCGCGCACGGTGCGCGAGGGCACGTCGATCGCGCTCACCGACATGCCGACGATGTTCGTCGTGAACGCCCGCGTGTAGTCGCGCGACAGGCTCACCATGTGCGTGGTGGGCTGCTTGGTGCTCATGGACGAGTCGATCATGCCGTTGTCGACGTTCACCACCAGCACCCGTTGTGCGCGCTCACCGGTCACCAGCAGCGACGCGTTGTCGGCGAGGAAGGCCAGACCATGCGGCCGCTGATTCCCGGCGCCCAGCTCCACGATCTTCGGCGGTGCCGTGGGCGCGGTGAGATCGATGACCATAAGCGAACTGCCGACCGCATTGCGATTGCCGTAGATCGCCACCACTGCGCGACGGCCATTGGGCGAGATCGCCACCTCATGCGGGCCCTCGCCGGTTTGGATAGTGGTGATCGTGCGGCCGGAGGCCACGTCGACGATGGAAGCCGAGTGGGCGTCCATGTTGCTGGCCACGATCGTGCCGCTGGGGGCGCGCTGGGCGGCCAGAAGGGGCGCCGCGAGGAATGTGGCGAGCAGGGCGATGGCTTTCGTCATGGCGTGTCGCGTGGGGGGATACGAACGGAAACTGCCGTTCCTGACTGATACGGATACGAACTGATAGCAACAGACACAAGGGATTCGCTCCGTGGGACACGCCGAGACGTCGGCTCGCGAGGAGCCCTTCAAACATTTTTATCTGTTTCTACCTGTTCCTATCGGTTCGTATCCGTGTCAGTCAGGAACGGCCTGTTTCCGTTGGTATCCATCAGCTGGCCTCCGAGCACACCCCATGCGGCCCGTGACAGAAGGCCCGCGTGGCGCGAAGTTGTCGGCATGTCGACCTCATCATTCTTTCGCTTCGCCCTGACCGCTGCCGCACTCGCCGGCGCGCTCGCGGCGAGCCCGGCGCAGGCACAGCATGCCTTCGCCGACCCCGGCGCGACGTTCGATCCGCGCGTGCCCACTCCCGCGCTGATCCTGGGCTACGATATCGGCGCTCGCTTTACGCCGCAGCGCGCCATGATGCGCTACATCGAGCGCATTGCTGCCGCGTCGAAGCGGGTGAAGGTGGACACTGTGGCCCGCACGTTCGAGGGGCGCGAGATGCTCATCATCACCATCTCGAGCGAAGCCAACATGGCGCGGTTGGAGGAAATCCAGCGCGATGCCAAGCGTATCGCCGATCCTCGCGGGGCGAGTGCGGGCGACATCGATGCGGCGGTGAAGCGCATTCCCAGCATCGTGTGGCTCGAGCATTCCGTGCATGGTGGTGAAGCGTCGGGGGCCGAAGCGGGACTGGCGCTGCTGTATCAGCTGGCGGCCGGTACCGATGCCGATACCAAGCTGGCGCTCGACAGCACCGTGGTGCTGATCGACCCCAATGAGAATCCCGACGGACGCGAGCGGCACACGCACGACATCGAGCGCTACGGCAGCTCGCAGGGTGTGGCCAGTGAGCCGGGCGCGCTCAACAACGCCGGGTCGTGGCCGGGGCCGCGCACGTCGCACTACTACTTCGACCTCAATCGCGACTGGTACGCGCAGTCGCACCCTGAGTCGAAGGGACGCGTGAGCACGTACATGAAATGGTGGCCGCATGTGGCGGTGGACCTGCACGAGCAGGGAAGCAGCTCTTCGTTCTACTTCGCGCCGCCGCGTGAGCCCGACAATCAGAACAACCCCAAGCATCTGCCCAAGTGGTTCGACATCTTCGCCGCCGCGCACGGAGCGGCGTTCGACGTGCATGGGTGGTCGTACTTCCGTCGTGAAGGCTACGACTCGTTCTATCCGGGCTACGGCGAAGGGTGGCCGATGCTGACCGGTGCGATCGGCATGCTGTTCGAGAGCGCGTCGAGCTCGGGCGGTGCGGTCATGCGCAACGACGGCACACTGCGTACGCTGAAGCAGGCGGCGTTCGAGCATTTTACGGCCGAGTGGGCGACGGTGAAGACGTCGGCGCGTCGGCGCACGGAGCTGGTGCGTGACTATGCGGCGGCGCGCGCGAATGCGATCACAGTGCACGCCAAGGGTCCGCTGCGAGCCGTGATGCTGGTGCGTGACATGCAGGGTCGGGCCGATTCGCTGGTGCAGAAGCTGCGCGACAACGGCATCGAGGTGCAGCGCCTCACCGCCGATGTCGCGGTGGCCAACGCGAATATGTACGCCGGCGGTACGGTGCCTACCATGACCGCCAAGGCTGGCAGTTACGTGGTCGATCTCGCGCAGCCGCAGGGCTATCTGGCCAAGGCGTTGCTGGAGCCCGATGCCGCACTCGATTCGGCGTTCATCAAGTTCGAGCTCGAGCTGCGTCGCACCGGACAGCGCAATCGCTTCTACGACATGACCGCGTGGTCGTTGCCGTTGGCGTGGCGCGTGGACGCGTACGCGCTCTCCACGGTGCCGGGGTCACTGGCGCTGGTGACCGACATGCCGCGCGCGTTCGTGGCACCGGCGCGCTCGGTGTACGGCTATGCCTTCGCGCCTGGCAGCGAAGCGAGCATCCGCCTGCTGGCGTCGTTGCTGACCGACTCGGTGCGGGTGTGGTACGCGCCGTACTCGTTCACGTCGAAGACCAACAAGTTTCCCAACGGCGCCTTCGTGATTCGCGCGGCCCTCAACCGCGCCGATGTGCACGACGTGGTCATGCGTCGTGCCGCCGAAGCCGGGGCGCAGCTGGCCTCGATTCCGTCGGCGGGTGTAGACGAAGGCACCGACCTGGGCAGCAACTCGGTGATCCCGGTGCAGCGGCCCAAGGTGGCATTGTTGGGCGGCGCGCCGGTGAACGGCACGTCGATGGGCTTTGCGTGGTACGCGATGGATCAACGTATCGGCTACGCCAGCTCCATCGTCGACGCGAACTTCGTGGCCGGCGGCGACATGAGCGCCTTCAACACGCTCATCGTGCCGTCGGTGCAAGCCGGCGCACTCGATCGCGCCTTGGGCGATGCCGGTCGCGCGCGCCTGGCCGACTGGGTGCGCAACGGTGGCGTGCTGATCACGCTCGACGCCGCGAGCGCGTGGGTGGCGCAGGAGCGCGTGGGGCTCGTGCGCACGCGGGTGAAGCGCGACTCCACGCGCGCCGACAGCACGGGCGGCGCACCACTCCCGGGCAGCCTGCCGGGCGTGCTGGCGCGCGCCACGGTCGACACGCTGTCGCCGCTGATGGCCGGCATTCTGAATAAGGAGATGCCGGTGTTCGTGAACAGCGACCGTGTGTACACGATCCCCAAGGATCTCGCCGCCGGCGACGCCGTGATGCGCTTCGCCCCGGCGGCGCGGGTGCGGATCTCGGGCTACTACTGGCCCGAAGCGGCCGCGAAGCTTGGTGGCTCGCCGTACCTCTGGACCGAGCGCGCGGGACGCGGACGCGTGATCATGTTCGCGCATGACCCGGTGTACCGCGATCAGCTACGCGGGACGATGCCGATCTTTGCGAATGCGGTACTGCTGGGTGGGAGTTACTGAGTTCGGACGGATAGAAACGGCAACTGCAACTGCAAAAGCAAAAGCAACAGCGGGAACACGGATTCAGGCAGCGATTCCACCGATCACACAGATAAGCAAAAAACGATGAATCATCGATTTCTGCGTCGCACCTCAATCGGCTTATCTGTGTAATCGGCGAGATCGGGCTTTTTGAATCCGTGTTCCCGCTGTTGCTTTTGCGGTTCTCGATCTCCCTCGCCTAGGCAATACTCGCCGCATACGCTGCCGCGAACCGCCCCGTATCCGCGGCCTTCATCCCGCACACGCCAACGCGCAGCCCTTCGGGCATCGGCACCACGAACACATCCGCCGCCTGCAGTTTCTCGCACACCGCAAATGGATCCGGCGGCGCCGGCAATGTCACGAAGAATCCGCCGTCCCACGCGGATCCCGGCAGTCCCTCAGCTTTGAGCGCGGCATCGAGCGCCGTCACGCGCTCGGTGAGCACGCCGCGCCAATGCGCATGTTCGGCGGCCAATGCAGCCTGCGCGGCTTCGCTCTTGGTCATGCGCAGCAGCACGCTCATGGGCGCACGGGCGCAATTACTCCACGTGCCACGGCAGCTCGACACCAACGCGCCTTTGAGCGCGGCGTCGCTGCTCCACGGAAACACCAGTGCACCGGCGCGTGAGCCGTACAGCGTGAATGCCTTGCTGAGGCTCAGGCTCGCGCACACCAGCACGGATTGTTCGGCGCCGAACTCGGCGTAGTCATCGAGCGCTTCGCGCACGTCGTTGGGATCGCGCGCGTAGTCGAGATACGCGAAATCCAACAGCAGCGTGACAGGGCCCTGCGACGCGATGTCGCGCAGCACCGCCAACAGCGTGCGGCGATCGTCGCGCGACAGACTGCGGCCCGTGGGGTTGTGGCAGGGGTCATTGAGCCACACGAGCAACCGACCCTGCTCTTCCAGCAGGTCACGAGCCTTGGCTTCCCACGCGCCCACGTCGAGCGCTTCGCCGGGTGCGGGATACGGTGCCGTTTCCAGTCGCACCGAGGCTTCGGCGGCGATCGTGGCGTACGGACCCCAGAAGGGCGCGGCGGTGAGAATGGCCTGCCCGCGCTCCACGAAGTTCTTGAGCGTGAGCGCCAACGCTCCCGATCCACCGGGCGTCGCCACGGCCACGCCGGGGCTCGTGAGCTGCGGCCAATGCCGCTGGGTAAGCGCCAGCAGGAACGCCGGGTCACCGGCGATCGGCGCGTATGGCGCGATCTCCATGGGCGTGAGCTCGCGCCAGAGCGCCATCACACTATCGAGTACCACCAGCTTGCCATGGTCGTCGAGCAGCGCGCCGACGGTGGCGTTGATAACCGGCGCTCCCGTGGCCGCCCGTTGTTGGGCGGCCGCGTTGAGCGTGAAGATCAGATCGTCGCCGGCGAACCCCTGGCGCGAGTCGAGGAGATGAGTGCGCATCTCCTAACCTAATGCGATCAGCGTTTGCTGCTCAGCGCTTGCTCGACGGCGGGACCATCCCCTTCATGCGCATGTACGTCACGATGTTGCCGTAGTGCTCACCGTCATGCACCGCATTGAGCGCGAGCGCGGCGATCTTGGTGCTCTTCGACCCGAACATGTCGACCATGGCCGTACCCGACGCGGCCGGGATGTTGTACGCCTTCATGCAATGCGCGGTCGACGCCTTGAGCGCAGCCACCAGCGCCGCCTTCGTCTTGGCCGTCTTCTCGATGGCGTCTTCGGCCGGCTGCTTCTCGCCCAGTACCGCCGCACAGATCATGTCCTGCGTGCCGGCCACATGCCCGATCAGTTCACCAAAGCTGCGCACGGTGGCCACCGGCTTGTACGCATAGTTGGCCTCCGTCATCTCTTCGGCGGCCTTGGTGATGAAATCGATCTGGCCCTGCCAGTTGGAATACAGGGCGGCCATCGCGGGATCCTTGGGCGCCTGCGCAGCGGCCGTGTTCGGCGAGGCCACAACGGAGAGGGCCGCGACGGCCATCACGGCCGTGAGCGTACGGGTGGTGCGAATCATGAGAGCCTCGAGCAAAACGGGGGAGTGTTGGCGGGCTGCCCGGCCGTTGGGGATTGGAACGGAAACGGGCTGTTCCTGACTGACACGGATACGAACTGGCAGGAACCGATAGCAACGGATCAAACAACAACCGACAAT
This region of Gemmatimonas groenlandica genomic DNA includes:
- a CDS encoding amidohydrolase, which codes for MSNSPMQNPMTTSLRTGALLAALAVLAPSLPAQPAVPPADAIYTNARIWTGDAEHPAAQALAIRGGKLVAVGSAAQALAFRGPSTKVIDLQGRRVVPGFSDSHWHLSLTDQADLTDAKSPAEIVRRLKAWAAKRPAGAWVVGRGWTPSDFPNNTPHRRFLDAAFPNQPVVLTDRDGHQSIANGRALALAKVTATTPDPARGVIEREANGVPTGLLKESARQLVVTLVPSPTPADMARRIDEETRKAASFGIVLIQDASGRAPDHPVFTILRAAAKADTLRVRYRAAFPFTPDASAATVRQYTKLRDSTTGPWLRVGIAKGMLDGTVDAKTAAMLEPYAGSDDTGLPFWPAATLNKGVARYDSAGIQVELHAIGDRAVRTALDAYANATKVNRTTGRRHRIEHIEVPALADLPRFKQFGVIASTQAIFATPDQTTLQNYAPLLGPERSSRANAFKKFDDAGAIQAFGSDYPVFPMDVLLGIYTAVTRQTPEGTPKGGWYPENRITVEAALRHYTKDAAYAAFMEKETGSLVVGHYADFVVLSSDILTIPPAELLKTRILLTIIGGREAYRSTSFP
- a CDS encoding putative quinol monooxygenase codes for the protein MLVVQVFVHVLPEHVAAFTAATLDNATNSVLEPGIARFDVLQQADDPTRFTLIEAYLTDDAPAEHKATAHYARWRDTVEPMMASPRTNVKYESLFFPI
- a CDS encoding amidase family protein; translation: MKIRAMMMAGMLSVAPTLGAQTATARAPMELTEASITDVQAALTAGRISSVQLVRQYLARIAAYDHAGPELNSLIRINPKASAEAAVLDAERKAGKVRGPMHGIPVIIKDNYDTGDMPTSAGSLAMATSQPARDGFVVKKLRDAGAIILGKSNLHELAAGITSISSLGGQTRNPYDPTRCPGGSSGGTGAAIAASFATVGWGSDTCGSIRIPSAFNALVGLRPTQGLVSRRGIVPLSHTQDIGGPLARTVTDLAIALDVSVGYDSEDAVTSVLREKPAPKFMASLDKNALRGARIGVFLPYFRDTDSEIADTVRAAIAAMRAQGATVIDVPMAEFDTLMANTSVINLETKFDLIDYLRTVPNAPVKSMRDILDRGLYDRQLEVRFRVIDTVLNADSQQHRTALARQSALRARMERILDSLSLDAIAYPTVRQKPTLVGEVQNGSTCNLGAQSGLPSISVPAGFAGDGLPIGIELLGKGFTDTRLVAMAYAFEQSGARRVAPSTTPALIAAKAPVSAPIVVVTRARGLVATTRITLDRVHSVLRWSATVQNSGGAPLSALVLRRTGDAGRISGPISGAVVGGTTTASIAIPAGASRVSARLLGPGQTAGSGSFPLTYADRVAFESGRLTVAMYTGAGVEPVEVKVGQR
- a CDS encoding YncE family protein — encoded protein: MTKAIALLATFLAAPLLAAQRAPSGTIVASNMDAHSASIVDVASGRTITTIQTGEGPHEVAISPNGRRAVVAIYGNRNAVGSSLMVIDLTAPTAPPKIVELGAGNQRPHGLAFLADNASLLVTGERAQRVLVVNVDNGMIDSSMSTKQPTTHMVSLSRDYTRAFTTNIVGMSVSAIDVPSRTVRATFQVGARIEGISVTPDGREVWVGGNESHLVYVLNGTTGDVMHKLEGFGMAYRVGITPDGRTAVISDPGSEKIHIADVATHTVRTVIDVAPMSASDGAAPVPSSPQGVAMSRDNATAYVTLKAVAKVAVVDLKRGAIVKYLPVGAGSDGVGYSPIVVK
- a CDS encoding M14 family zinc carboxypeptidase; the protein is MSTSSFFRFALTAAALAGALAASPAQAQHAFADPGATFDPRVPTPALILGYDIGARFTPQRAMMRYIERIAAASKRVKVDTVARTFEGREMLIITISSEANMARLEEIQRDAKRIADPRGASAGDIDAAVKRIPSIVWLEHSVHGGEASGAEAGLALLYQLAAGTDADTKLALDSTVVLIDPNENPDGRERHTHDIERYGSSQGVASEPGALNNAGSWPGPRTSHYYFDLNRDWYAQSHPESKGRVSTYMKWWPHVAVDLHEQGSSSSFYFAPPREPDNQNNPKHLPKWFDIFAAAHGAAFDVHGWSYFRREGYDSFYPGYGEGWPMLTGAIGMLFESASSSGGAVMRNDGTLRTLKQAAFEHFTAEWATVKTSARRRTELVRDYAAARANAITVHAKGPLRAVMLVRDMQGRADSLVQKLRDNGIEVQRLTADVAVANANMYAGGTVPTMTAKAGSYVVDLAQPQGYLAKALLEPDAALDSAFIKFELELRRTGQRNRFYDMTAWSLPLAWRVDAYALSTVPGSLALVTDMPRAFVAPARSVYGYAFAPGSEASIRLLASLLTDSVRVWYAPYSFTSKTNKFPNGAFVIRAALNRADVHDVVMRRAAEAGAQLASIPSAGVDEGTDLGSNSVIPVQRPKVALLGGAPVNGTSMGFAWYAMDQRIGYASSIVDANFVAGGDMSAFNTLIVPSVQAGALDRALGDAGRARLADWVRNGGVLITLDAASAWVAQERVGLVRTRVKRDSTRADSTGGAPLPGSLPGVLARATVDTLSPLMAGILNKEMPVFVNSDRVYTIPKDLAAGDAVMRFAPAARVRISGYYWPEAAAKLGGSPYLWTERAGRGRVIMFAHDPVYRDQLRGTMPIFANAVLLGGSY
- a CDS encoding pyridoxal phosphate-dependent aminotransferase, encoding MRTHLLDSRQGFAGDDLIFTLNAAAQQRAATGAPVINATVGALLDDHGKLVVLDSVMALWRELTPMEIAPYAPIAGDPAFLLALTQRHWPQLTSPGVAVATPGGSGALALTLKNFVERGQAILTAAPFWGPYATIAAEASVRLETAPYPAPGEALDVGAWEAKARDLLEEQGRLLVWLNDPCHNPTGRSLSRDDRRTLLAVLRDIASQGPVTLLLDFAYLDYARDPNDVREALDDYAEFGAEQSVLVCASLSLSKAFTLYGSRAGALVFPWSSDAALKGALVSSCRGTWSNCARAPMSVLLRMTKSEAAQAALAAEHAHWRGVLTERVTALDAALKAEGLPGSAWDGGFFVTLPAPPDPFAVCEKLQAADVFVVPMPEGLRVGVCGMKAADTGRFAAAYAASIA
- a CDS encoding DinB family protein; protein product: MIRTTRTLTAVMAVAALSVVASPNTAAAQAPKDPAMAALYSNWQGQIDFITKAAEEMTEANYAYKPVATVRSFGELIGHVAGTQDMICAAVLGEKQPAEDAIEKTAKTKAALVAALKASTAHCMKAYNIPAASGTAMVDMFGSKSTKIAALALNAVHDGEHYGNIVTYMRMKGMVPPSSKR